One genomic segment of Terrihabitans soli includes these proteins:
- a CDS encoding glycoside hydrolase family 99-like domain-containing protein — translation MTKGAGSALRRFLNRLRRLPQALKAPVRADALYRTYARNALADFPAEDFTPITTSPLPPGDVRLIAYYLPQFHPIPENDEWWGRGFTEWRNVTRAFPVFDGHYQPRAPGELGYYDLRVPDVMRRQVELAKLYGIGAFCFHHYWFQGKRLLERPVENYLANTGLGLPFCLCWANESWSRRWSGSEKDVLMQQRYSPDDDIAFIRHADRYFRDARYLKIGGRPVLTIYRADQFPDIKATVMRWRSEMEKLGYPGIYLIATNAFDFVGYESAGFDALSEFPPHGIDAPNIESSLKVSKLRDGGRVRDYADVVRRELQKEWPAGMVHPGVMPGWDNSARRPTSGVIHHGARPDLFQSWLKHAVVRARAHPADERLVFINAWNEWAEAAYLEPDLRYGYGYLAACSAAQQT, via the coding sequence CGGATTTTCCCGCGGAAGATTTCACCCCGATCACCACCTCTCCCTTACCGCCTGGCGATGTAAGGCTGATCGCCTATTATCTTCCTCAGTTTCATCCGATCCCGGAAAACGATGAGTGGTGGGGCCGCGGCTTCACGGAATGGCGCAATGTCACGCGCGCTTTTCCTGTCTTCGATGGTCACTACCAGCCGCGTGCGCCCGGCGAACTCGGCTACTACGATCTGCGCGTTCCCGATGTGATGCGGCGTCAGGTCGAACTCGCCAAGCTCTACGGCATCGGAGCGTTCTGCTTCCATCACTACTGGTTTCAGGGAAAGCGCCTGCTCGAACGTCCCGTCGAAAACTATCTCGCAAACACCGGTCTCGGTCTGCCCTTCTGCCTGTGCTGGGCCAATGAAAGTTGGTCGCGGCGTTGGAGCGGCAGTGAAAAAGACGTGTTGATGCAGCAGCGCTATTCGCCGGACGACGATATCGCTTTCATCCGCCATGCCGACCGCTATTTCCGCGATGCGCGATATCTGAAGATCGGCGGCAGGCCTGTGCTGACGATCTACCGCGCCGATCAGTTTCCCGACATCAAGGCGACGGTGATGCGCTGGCGCAGCGAGATGGAAAAGCTCGGTTATCCGGGCATCTATCTCATCGCAACGAACGCTTTCGATTTCGTGGGCTATGAGAGCGCGGGGTTCGATGCGCTGTCGGAATTCCCGCCGCACGGGATCGACGCGCCGAACATCGAATCCTCACTGAAGGTCTCAAAGCTCCGCGACGGTGGACGCGTGCGCGATTATGCCGATGTCGTGCGCCGCGAACTGCAGAAGGAATGGCCTGCGGGAATGGTGCATCCGGGCGTCATGCCGGGCTGGGACAACAGCGCAAGGCGGCCGACGTCCGGCGTCATCCATCACGGCGCGCGCCCCGACTTATTCCAGTCCTGGCTGAAGCACGCTGTCGTCCGGGCGCGTGCGCATCCGGCGGACGAGCGGCTTGTTTTCATCAATGCCTGGAACGAATGGGCGGAAGCCGCCTATCTCGAGCCCGATCTCCGTTATGGCTACGGCTATCTCGCGGCCTGTTCCGCGGCTCAGCAGACTTAA
- a CDS encoding sarcosine oxidase subunit gamma encodes MPDLLTLDSAFAAPIASREGIAIEERMPGLATVQIGNAPYSAFAERAQAAFGLSPPQGPQRTESGGLSFIGIGPGNWLAVREKNPGALAPDLAKAFEGTASVSDQSSGYTVLRLSGPRARALLQAGLPIDLDTSVFGGNGTAVSLIAHIGVIVWQIAPDAFEIAFFRSMSESFAHWLETQNI; translated from the coding sequence ATGCCTGATCTTCTGACATTGGATTCGGCCTTCGCCGCACCAATCGCCTCGCGCGAGGGTATTGCGATCGAAGAGCGCATGCCCGGCCTTGCGACGGTGCAGATCGGCAATGCGCCCTACTCCGCCTTTGCGGAACGCGCACAGGCGGCGTTCGGACTATCCCCGCCGCAAGGTCCGCAGCGCACGGAAAGCGGCGGGTTGAGCTTTATCGGCATCGGGCCCGGCAACTGGCTCGCCGTGCGCGAAAAAAATCCCGGCGCCCTCGCCCCGGATCTCGCCAAAGCGTTCGAGGGAACAGCCTCCGTCTCCGATCAGAGTTCGGGCTATACGGTGCTCAGACTATCAGGCCCGCGCGCCCGCGCGCTGCTGCAGGCCGGACTGCCGATCGATCTCGATACGAGCGTCTTTGGCGGAAACGGCACGGCCGTCAGCCTGATCGCTCATATCGGCGTCATTGTCTGGCAGATCGCGCCGGATGCGTTTGAAATCGCGTTCTTCCGCAGCATGTCGGAGAGCTTCGCGCACTGGCTCGAAACGCAGAATATTTAA